Proteins encoded by one window of Nocardioides euryhalodurans:
- a CDS encoding sulfate ABC transporter substrate-binding protein, producing the protein MKLHQKAAAAGLVAALSLSACSTAGAGGTGDGPTLSLNAFSVMEAANEPVIEDFTATSEGEGVTFETSYGASGDQSRAVVAGADADVVHYSLETDVTRLVDEGLVAEDWKDNETNGIATSSVVVFVVRSGNPEGIETWDDLVEPGVEIITPNPGSSGSARWNILAAWAHVTGNGGSEEEAKSFLTKLLGNTIALPGSGREATTAFTDGSGDVLLSYENEAILAKQSGADIDYVVPPDTLLIENPAAVTADADETAEAFLAFMTGPEAQADYASAGFRPVVDGVEVGEVEGANDPSDPFPTPEQLFTVDEDFNGWAEAADKYFGDGEDGNPLGIITELQLETGKVGEE; encoded by the coding sequence ATGAAGCTCCACCAGAAGGCCGCCGCCGCCGGCCTCGTCGCCGCGCTGTCGCTCAGCGCCTGCTCCACCGCCGGTGCGGGCGGCACCGGGGACGGCCCCACCCTCAGCCTCAACGCGTTCTCCGTGATGGAGGCCGCCAACGAACCCGTCATCGAGGACTTCACCGCCACCTCGGAGGGCGAGGGGGTGACCTTCGAGACCTCCTACGGAGCCTCGGGCGACCAGAGCCGAGCCGTGGTCGCCGGTGCCGACGCCGACGTCGTGCACTACTCGCTCGAGACCGACGTCACGCGCCTGGTCGACGAGGGCCTGGTCGCCGAGGACTGGAAGGACAACGAGACCAACGGGATCGCCACCTCGTCGGTCGTGGTCTTCGTGGTCCGCAGCGGCAACCCGGAGGGCATCGAGACCTGGGACGACCTGGTCGAGCCGGGCGTCGAGATCATCACGCCCAACCCGGGCTCCTCCGGTTCGGCGCGCTGGAACATCCTCGCGGCCTGGGCCCACGTCACCGGCAACGGGGGCTCGGAGGAGGAGGCCAAGAGCTTCCTGACCAAGCTGCTCGGCAACACCATCGCCCTCCCCGGCAGCGGGCGTGAGGCCACGACCGCCTTCACCGACGGCAGCGGCGACGTGCTGCTGTCCTACGAGAACGAGGCGATCCTCGCCAAGCAGAGCGGGGCCGACATCGACTACGTCGTCCCGCCGGACACGCTGCTGATCGAGAACCCGGCCGCCGTGACCGCCGACGCAGACGAGACCGCCGAGGCCTTCCTGGCGTTCATGACGGGTCCCGAGGCGCAGGCCGACTACGCGAGCGCGGGCTTCCGCCCGGTCGTCGACGGCGTCGAGGTCGGCGAGGTCGAGGGCGCCAACGACCCCTCCGACCCGTTCCCCACGCCGGAGCAGCTCTTCACCGTGGACGAGGACTTCAACGGCTGGGCCGAGGCCGCCGACAAGTACTTCGGCGACGGTGAGGACGGCAACCCGCTGGGCATCATCACCGAGCTGCAGCTGGAGACCGGCAAGGTCGGCGAGGAGTAA
- a CDS encoding sulfate ABC transporter permease subunit — MVRLPAAARWTLRLAALAYVFLLVAWPVALVVQQTFADGLLTLSESLSDPQVTYALQLTATVAFWAVVINLVFGVGISLLLVRQEFVGKRVLSALIDVPLSVSPVVVGLALLLVYNGRDGWFGKPLEEAGWQIVFDTPAMVMATCFVALPLVIREVVPVLQEIGDEQEQAARSLGANSPQTFWRITLPSIKWAVVYGVVLSMARSLGEFGAVKIVSGNITGRTQTATLVVEAKYQNFAQETAYATSFLLILASILSLVVVAILRPRAHTS; from the coding sequence ATGGTGAGGCTGCCCGCGGCCGCGCGGTGGACGCTCCGTCTCGCCGCGCTGGCGTACGTCTTCCTGCTGGTGGCGTGGCCGGTCGCGCTGGTCGTCCAGCAGACCTTCGCCGACGGGCTGCTGACGCTCAGCGAGTCGCTCTCGGACCCGCAGGTCACCTACGCGCTCCAGCTGACCGCGACCGTGGCGTTCTGGGCGGTGGTGATCAACCTGGTCTTCGGGGTCGGGATCTCGCTGCTGCTGGTCCGCCAGGAGTTCGTCGGCAAGCGCGTGCTCTCCGCCCTGATCGACGTCCCGCTGTCGGTGTCGCCGGTCGTGGTCGGCCTCGCCCTGCTGCTCGTCTACAACGGCCGTGACGGCTGGTTCGGCAAGCCGCTCGAGGAGGCCGGGTGGCAGATCGTCTTCGACACCCCCGCGATGGTGATGGCAACGTGCTTCGTCGCGTTGCCGCTGGTCATCCGCGAGGTCGTCCCGGTGCTCCAGGAGATCGGTGACGAGCAGGAGCAGGCGGCACGCAGCCTCGGCGCCAACAGCCCCCAGACCTTCTGGCGGATCACGCTGCCCAGCATCAAGTGGGCCGTCGTCTACGGGGTGGTGCTGAGCATGGCCCGCTCGCTGGGCGAGTTCGGCGCCGTCAAGATCGTCTCGGGCAACATCACCGGCCGGACCCAGACCGCGACGCTCGTCGTCGAGGCGAAGTACCAGAACTTCGCGCAGGAGACGGCGTACGCGACGTCGTTCCTGCTCATCCTCGCGAGCATCCTGAGCCTCGTCGTCGTGGCCATCCTCCGTCCTCGCGCCCACACCAGCTGA
- the cysT gene encoding sulfate ABC transporter permease subunit CysT, whose product MTSAQLVGPSTTTEPAGPESPVRAGRRRGGRPGRARPRSTLTRGTGLGLGIAMLWFSLLVLIPLSAVVAAAAAGGWDRYLSVLANDQTWAAVQLTVLQALLVTAINVVMGSVIAWVLVRDSFPGKGILDVIIDVPFALPTIVAGLVLLSLYGPQSPLGLHWAFTPSAVTLALAFVTLPFVVRTVQPVLEELEADVEEAAASLGASRLTIVRRIILPGLAPAIAAGAALSFARAISEYGSLVLLSGNRPFETEVVSVRVLSFIENGNTASAAALASVMLAVALVVIVALDIVQRRVARRW is encoded by the coding sequence ATGACCTCCGCCCAGCTCGTGGGCCCCAGCACGACCACCGAGCCGGCCGGTCCGGAGTCCCCCGTACGGGCGGGGCGACGCCGGGGTGGCCGGCCCGGCCGTGCGCGGCCCCGCAGCACGCTCACCCGCGGCACCGGCCTCGGGCTCGGCATCGCCATGCTCTGGTTCAGCCTCCTGGTGCTGATCCCGCTGTCTGCGGTCGTCGCCGCCGCCGCGGCCGGGGGCTGGGACCGCTACCTCTCCGTCCTCGCCAACGACCAGACCTGGGCGGCGGTGCAGCTGACCGTCCTGCAGGCGCTGCTCGTGACGGCGATCAACGTCGTCATGGGCTCTGTCATCGCCTGGGTGCTGGTCCGTGACAGCTTCCCCGGCAAGGGGATCCTCGACGTGATCATCGACGTGCCGTTCGCGCTGCCGACGATCGTGGCGGGCCTGGTCCTGCTGTCGCTCTACGGGCCGCAGAGCCCGCTCGGGCTCCACTGGGCGTTCACCCCGTCCGCGGTCACCCTCGCGCTGGCGTTCGTGACGCTGCCCTTCGTCGTCCGGACCGTGCAGCCGGTGCTCGAGGAGCTGGAGGCGGACGTCGAGGAGGCGGCCGCGTCGCTCGGGGCGAGCCGGCTCACGATCGTGCGGCGGATCATCCTGCCCGGCCTCGCGCCGGCGATCGCGGCAGGGGCGGCGCTGTCGTTCGCCCGGGCGATCTCCGAGTACGGGTCACTGGTGCTGCTCTCGGGCAACCGTCCGTTCGAGACCGAGGTGGTGTCCGTGCGCGTCCTCTCGTTCATCGAGAACGGCAACACCGCCTCGGCCGCGGCGCTGGCCTCGGTGATGCTCGCGGTCGCCCTGGTCGTCATCGTGGCCCTCGACATCGTCCAGCGGCGGGTGGCCCGCCGATGGTGA